In the genome of Caloenas nicobarica isolate bCalNic1 chromosome 37, bCalNic1.hap1, whole genome shotgun sequence, one region contains:
- the LOC136001050 gene encoding olfactory receptor 14A16-like: protein MYFFLLNLALLDLGSISITVPKSMANQNQDLNISPNFVPPYVESPHAHRQQMSNSSSITQFLLLAFADTRELQLLHFWLFLGMYLAALLGNGLIITTIACDQHLHTPMYFFLLNLALLDLGSISTTVPKSMANSLWDTRVISFAGCAAQVFCVFFLFGAEYFLLTVMSYDRYVAICKPLHYGTLLGSRACVHMAAAAWATGFLYALLHTANTFSLPLCKGNALDQFFCEIPQILKLSCSHTYFREAGLIWVSVCLGFACFVFIVLSYVQILRAVLRIPSEQGRRKAFATCLPHLAVVSLFVSTVMIAHLKSPSISSPSLDLVVSVLYSVVPPAVNPLIYSMRNQELKVALKTLIQSFFCHQQ, encoded by the exons gccaaccAGAACCAAGAcctcaacatctcccccaacttcgtcccaccttatgtggaga gtcctcatgcccacaggcagcaaatgtccaacagcagctccatcacgcagttcctcctcctggcgttcgcagacacacgggagctgcagctcttgcacttctggctcttcctgggcatgtacctggctgccctcctgggcaacggcctcatcatcaccaccatagcctgtgaccagcacctccacacccccatgtacttcttcctgctcaacctcgccctcctcgacctgggctccatctccaccactgtccccaaatccatggccaactctctgtgggataccagggtcatttcctttgcaggatgtgctgcccaggtcttctgtgtatttttcttgtttggtgcagagtattttcttctcacggtcatgtcctacgaccgctacgttgccatctgcaaacccctgcactacgggaccctcctgggcagcagagcttgtgtccacatggcagcagctgcctgggccactgggtttctctatgctctgctgcacacggccaatacattttcactgccactgtgcaagggcaatgccctggaccagttcttctgtgaaatcccccagatcctcaagctctcctgctcacacacctacttcagggaagctgggcttatttgGGTTAGTGTCTGTCTAGGATTTgcatgttttgtgttcatcgtgctgtcctatgtgcagatcttgagggccgtgctgaggatcccctccGAGCAGGGACGGcgcaaagcctttgccacgtgcctccctcacctggctgtggtctccctgtttgtcagcactgttaTGATTGCCCACCTGAAGTccccttccatctcctccccaagcctggacctggtggtgtctgttctgtactcagtggtgcctccagcagtgaaccccctcatctacagcatgaggaaccaggagctgaaagtggCACTGAAGACGCTGATTcaatcatttttctgtcatcagCAATAA
- the LOC136001167 gene encoding olfactory receptor 6E1-like gives MFLSRHDEPKFNMGPENETAVTEFILEGFSGLDQRLQLLLSLVFLLIYLTTVMGNATIIFLVYADHRLQTPMYFFIGNLAFLEIWFTSSTSIKLVVILASGRRTISLSSCFAQSYFYFALGCTEFVLLVVMSFDRYVAICQPLHYAAIMKPQLCIHLVVATWVTGFTLLSYRLVILSQLTFCGSNEIHHFFCDNSPLFKLSCSDTSLLWKIDSVFLSFVILGSLCLTLTFYLCILFCILHLPAASGRKKAFSVCSSHLTTLAIAYRSCIALYLCPSVGVSLENSRFVALLNTVLYPFLNPFIYSLRNKAVILALNEAVARTRTQLFP, from the coding sequence atgttcctgtCTCGGCATGATGAACCGAAATTCAACATGGgaccagaaaatgaaactgcagttactgagttcatcctagagggtttctcagggcttgaTCAAAGACTGCAGCTCTTACTCTCTCTGGTGTTTCTGCTCATTTACCTGACAACAGTGATGGGGAACGCCACCATCATTTTCCTCGTGTATGCGGATCACCGCCTTCAAacccccatgtactttttcattggcaatctggccttcctggaaatctggtttacatcCTCCACAAGCATCAAGTTGGTTGTGATCCTGGCTTCTGGGAGGAGAACAATCtcactaagcagctgctttgcccaatcctatttctattttgccctgggctgtacagagtttgttctacttgttgtcatgtcctttgaccgctatgttgccatctgccaacctttgcattatgctgccatcatgaagcctcagctctgcatccacctggttGTTGCTACTTGGGTCACAGGCTTCACACTCTTGAGTTACCGCCTGgtcatcctctcccagctgactttctgtggctcaaatgagatccaccactttttctgtgacaactcccccttattcaaactgtcctgctctgacaccagcctgctttggaaaatagactctgttttcttatcatTTGTCATTCTGGGTTCCTTATGTTTAACTCTGACATTTTACctgtgcatccttttctgtattctacatcttccagcagcctctgggaggaaaaaagctttttccgtatgttcttcccatctcaccaCCTTGGCAATTGCATACAGGAGCTGCATTGCTCTCTACCTGTGTCCTTCAGTAGGTGTTTCCTTGGAGAACAGCAGATTTGTAGCGTTGCTGAACACCGTTCTGTACCCCTTCTTAAATCCATTCATCTACAGTCTCAGAAACAAGGCTGTGATACTGGCCCTGAATGAAGCCGTTGCCCGTACAagaacacagcttttcccctaa